GGCGCGGTTGGCGTAGCCCTCCATATAATCCGCACAGTCTGCAGCAATGGCGTACTCATCGCGGAACATATCGCGCATGGTTTCCAGGCTGTTGATGTCATAGCCGCGGTCCCGCCGCCGCTGCAGGAACTTTTGCACCACATAATGGCTAGTCGGGCACCAAATCCCCGCGTAAATGATGCAAGCCGGATTTGTCAGCCCGTCTACTTCGGCAAGCGCTGGGAGGTACTTGTCCCGGCAGTCATCCGCGAGAATCATGTTTTGAGCGGCTTGACCTTGCTCCGATTCAAGAAGCGCCGAAAGCGCGTCCAGCTCGCCTGCGGCCTCGATATCGGAGTAAACGCGTCCAGCAAAGTGAGCGCCGCCGTCAATGTAACTGAGCAGCAAATCACCGCGGCCTCCGATCCCCTCCCACTGTGAGCAGCCCATCGAAGGGTAATCTCCTGCAGTGCTGCAGGTAACGCAGCCGTATGGGCCCTCTACACCTGTCTCTACAAGGCCCTTTGCAATCTCCAACGCCAACTGTTGCTCATCCATTTTACGTTCCTCCTAATAACTTGATTTTTTCTCAAAAAAGAGAGATTTACTTGACCAAAAAAATCAAGCAAATCTCTCTTTCCTTTTTAAAAGTAAAGTCACTCTTCTTTTTTGTTTTGACTCTGAATCGTCACCGAAAAATTGCCGCCGGTCACCTTATTCGTTACCGTCACTAAAAACTGCCGGAGCTGCGCCATTTTCTGATTTCCCATTTCCTCAAGATTTTCAGTAATAGAAAACAGCTCCGTCAGTAAGATGCAGCTATAGATGCCGCCAGCAATGCTCTTGTTGACAGGCAGCCCAAACAGTACAATCTCCGTCATCTTTGTCACGGCCCCGGCCGCAATGATAAGTACCGCATAAGTAAACAATTTCTCGCCCCAGTGCCGCCGTAGCTCACTCGAAGACAAGTAGCCTGGCGCCCATGCATGGAAAAATCCACAAACCATATCACCGAACCGCAGCGCGTCATCCACATGTCCGTGGTCCAGCAGCCAGCGCTTTGTGATTGCCGCCCACTTGGTTAGAGTGTCCAGGGCTACAAAAATAATAGCGGCCGCGATAATTTCCTCGCTGCCGCCGAACAGATACACCCACGCTGCCGATACTCCCGACAGCGCCACCTTGATTGGCCAAAACTCTAAGATACTTTCACCGCCGCTTCGCAGCATTCGCCATGCTCGCTCAAACATTTCCAAAATTGCACCTCCACCAATAAATTAGGCCCTGGCACATGCCAAAGCCTTTTTCTTTATTCCGGCCACACCACCGCTTTTTCGGCTGCCTCCAACTCTGCCGCATCCGTCACGGCGAGAATCTTCTCGTGCACGGCCCTTGCGGCTAGGTGCAGCCCATTACTATGCGTCGCCAGCGCCACGCTCATACCGACTACCTCTGCGGCAGTCATGGTCACTACGCTATTATCTTGCATCGTCCAGTCCAAACTAAACGCCGTCCCTGCGCTGATCGCTGCCTGCGCCGCTTGCACGGCGATGGAGATGCGAGTAACGGACTTTTCGTCGCTATCGATGATTTTCCCCAAATATGGAGCACCGGCCTGCTCGCGTCGGTCTCGCTCGGCTTTGATGCGAGACCAGGCGGCGTCTTGTAATTCCGCGAGAGTCGGCCCCGGCGGCGTATACTCCACTATTTTCAACGTTTTCTGATCAACGCGACGCAAACCTTGATTGTTGATGCAATCTTGATGTGTGGTTTCGTCGATCTCAATATACGGCTCTGGAATAGTCGCATAGTCGATAAAATCAGGAAAAAAACCTTTAATTTCACCGTTTATTGAATCGTAATGTACTTTGATCATTTAAATTCCTCCTCAATATCCAATGGCGATCCAATACTTACTCGTGGTATAAACTGTTTTGAAGTTAGATGAAGTAATGGCCGAAACAGTTTCGTAACCTGTATCAGTAACTCCCGTTGCTCCTTTCCTATTGCAGTTTACAGATAGGCAAGAATTGGGGAAAGTAAAGTTGAAAGGAATGGTCTGCTCAACGTTAATGTTTCCCTCATTTATCACCGTTCCCCATTGAATAATTAGTCCTCCGGGGAATTTTTGATATCCATTAGTAATTAATGATTTCTCATGGTCAGCATTGTAGTCTGCTGACTTGAGATATGGAGACAGGTCAGGCGTTGGTAGATCCGTTAACAAACTACCGTTAACTGCCGGTAGTCCGGCAATCCCTCCCCCGACATCAACAAGTGCCGGTATTTTACCGATGCTTGTTCCTTGCCGCAAATCTTTCACGACCCATGTCACGCCACCGTCTGTCACCGTAGCACCTACTGCGCCCCAGGTAGGCTCCGCAGTACCACTCTGGCCGCCTATGGTGCATTCGGCAAACCGGTAGTCTCCGATTACAGATGAAAAGCAAATTTCACCTGTAGCATAAACATGGTCCGCTTGCCAACGCCCAAACCCGGCGTTTTGATTGAGCCATTGCATTTTTAAGCAAAGTTGCTGAAAAAGCCAGTTAAACTCTTCCTTTGTAGGCGGATTCTCGCCTAGATATGCAAACCCTTGCAAAAACTGGCTGTCTGTCAACGGCAACGTAGTTCCACCGCTGGCAAAGATCTTCTCAAAATCAGGCTTAGTCAAGCCGCACCCCTCCTCTTAAAAACTTTCGGCAAACCTGCCGACGCCAAACCCCTGCAATCCCTGACCGAGGAAGCCAAATGTGCTACTGCTATCAAAATGCGTTCGCAAATCCACTCCCACACCACCAGGACACACAAATAAATCAAGAGCTTGCGCAAAAATCCGTTCTCCTTCCGTCAACTCGCGTGCTATCCCCACTCGCATCTTTGCATTGCCCATTTCCGTTATTACGACCTTAGGTGCATCAAAAATATGCTGGTATGATGCAATGGTTTCCTCCGTAGTGCCCCAGCTAATATTCTTGGCGACTTTTGCCTTAATCATCTTACGGTACTCCGGATCCGCCAGAGTAGCTGTCGAAAGATGCGATTCCAATCGTTTGCGAAAACGAGCTTTCCCAAAACCTCGCGCAGCCGGTTGATCAATAAACCCGAAGAACGGCAGCGCAATCGCCTTTGAAACTAATCGAGACTGGGCAACAATAGCTCCGCAGCCATCAAGCTGCACCTCTTCCGCCGTCTCGATCCAGCGCTTTTCTTGCAGTGCTTCAATGGTTTCCTCTAAAACATTTAGCCGTCCGCCAAGCACCAGGACCAGCGCCTCCAAATTTGGACTACTACCAAACTGTGCTAGTAATTTATCTACCATCACCTGCGCGTGGTCGGTCATACCACCATCACCTCAATCCTGTCGGCGCTGAACGTTGCCAACTCCCGAGCGCCAATTACAATATTGGCCGCCGAGTACGCCTCTGCCGCCGGCGCCGTATCGGATACCGCCGCCGTAATGGTAACCAAACCAATACCGATAGTATTTCCGTAAATATTGCCAAGGAATTTTTGCAAAATCACGTCTTGGCCAACCGCATGCGCATTGCCAACGCTCAAAATTTGGTTCTGCACAATAGACGGCGTGTCCCCGGCAAAACTTTCGTCTGGATTCTTTGTCAGCACCGCTTTAATCCAGACTTTCTTGATCGCAGGCCGGTTAAAACTCATGGTATGACTTACGCCCTGGCTGTCTTTTGTTGCAACCGCTGTGCTGCCATAGGTATCAATTCCTGGAGGCTTCGTCTGCCAAAGCATTGCAGCAATATCTGCATCGTCTCCGCCTTGCACTACAGCCTCAATGCTGTGCGGCGGGCGCCCGTCGGCATCCGTACTATCCGATTTATTTTCAAAAACAATCGCCGCAGTAACCCCGGATACATCCTCATAAAGACGCGCCTGGATTGCTTCAACCAGCGCCTGTCCTTTGCGGTAAACGCTTCGCCCATACCGCTGTCGCAGGGTAATGTCGGTTTCTGCATTGCGCCCCACCGTAGCTGCAGCTTTGTTTGCCACCTCCGTCCAGCCAGCCACTTGCGTTACAATCTGATTGACGTCGCCGATTGTCGGCGTTAGAGCACCGTAGTTGTCGCAGGCAAAAGGCACTGGGCTTCCGACCTTTGCAATTGCCAAATTAGTAGACGCGCTCAAAGAAAATCCTGTTCTCTGGTCAGTTTTCTCAAGAGTCATCACGCCGTTAGCCACGCTTACTGTAGCTTCTAATCCTGTCATGAGCGCCGCCAGTGCCACTAAAATACTTGTTGCAGTATCAGTTGGCCCAGCAATATAGGAGTAGGTTGTGCCGTCGACGGTAATTGTGTATGTCGCGCTGCTTGCAACAGCTCCCACTCCAACCTCGGCGTACGATGCAGCGCTGGCGCTGATATAGCCAACAGCAGTCGAGGAAAATGCCAGGTCGCTATCCGAACCGGATTTTATTCGCACCCCGAAAGGCAGAGTTGTATTGTTGGCGCCGTAGCAGGTAGCAATCAGCGCCGTCTTTTCTGACGCAATCCGCTGCACGCCGGTAAAGGCCACTGAATTATCAAGACTTGTCCCATCTGCCGTGTGCGGGTACATCGCATAATAGGCAGCCTCTAAGGCTTCCCAAATATCTGCCTCCCTGTCCGACCAAACGCCAATCAGCTGGCCCAACACACTGTCGGCTCGGGTGTTAATCGGCACGCCAAAAGCGGTCGCTAAAGATGATTCCAACTCCGCTTTAATCTCTGGCAGCCGTGGTCGCACAAAGCCGGTCGACGTCACACCGTAGTTAGTTGCCATATCCAAGCACCTCCCTTCCTTTTACTAGACCGTAGGCCGTGCTGGCCTCATAACTCACGGTAAGCGTGCGCGTTTTTACGTTTAGCTGCGTGCTTAGCGAGTCAACACTTTTCACGTCCGGCACATCCAGGATTTTCCCGCGCAGGATGCCGCGAATGAAGGCCATGTTCGGATTTTTAATCATGACGCTTTCCAGGTACGGCACGCCGAAACGCTGATCCAAGAACCATTCGCCCAAGAAAGCCAGGAGCGTTATTTTTATCTGTTGAGCAACCCGCTCGGCATTGTTTATAAGCACCAAGTCTTTGTCGACGATAATCAGATCATGGGTCGCTGCCGACAGCGCCAAATCATGTCCTGCCATACTCAACCTCCCGCCGGCGCGCCAGTATTACCACCGCCAGGCGTAACGCCGCCGTGAACGTGGGTTTTAAAGGAAATGCCATCCACTTCCAAATCCCCACCGGCAATGCTGATTTTTCCAGCCGCCACTGTCATTTTTGTACTTCCGGTAAATAAAGTCAGGTCGTTAGAAGAATTAGCCGGTACGCCGCCGGAATAGCATCCGGGAATGGCAATGGCATCGGTCAGGTCATGCCGCCGCGGATCGGCGCTTTCTCCGCCCTTGGACCAATCGTCTAAACTGCGCTCGGAGAACACGAGCAGCACTCCGTCTCCTGGCTGAATAGGCAGTGATACTCCAATGGTCCCGCCGGAGCAGGTTGGCATCACCACCGGCACGCCAACAATCGGCGGCATGGCAACGCTTCGTCCGTCTGGTGCATTAAATGGCAGCGACGGTTGCACGGTAGCAATACCGCCACTATAGGAAAGAACGGTTCCAGGCATGGCCGTATGGACGTTGGAAATTCCCTGCTTAATCGCTTTTTTCATCGTATTTACAAACTCATTCATCGTCTTCGGCCTCCTCGTTGGCCTTTTCATCCGGAGTGCCATCATCATCTAAAAATACTGCAATCAACTCCATCTTGGTCTTCCAATCGTCCCCATGGGTATCACCTTCATGCCGCATGCTTTCTACCCGGAACCAACCTTTAACCGTGATACTTTCAAGCCGCACCGCATCCCCAGGGTTCACCGTCGGCGCCAAAAGCGTTTCGATCTTCCACCCGGCCTGCTTGCTCGGTTTTTCTTTCTTCTTTTTCTTCCGGCGCTTGCCCGTAGTGCAGTGCGCTTTTTTAGGAGATTTTACGATGCGCTCCGGGCTGCCTATCAGGCCACTGTCCGCCGAAAAAACAAGGGCGCGAACACCCGTGGTGCTGCCCCCCATAATTACCTGCAAGTCATTGTTTTGTATGCTCCACTCTGCTCCGGCTGCAGCGCAAATAATATTTAACGCGTCCCGAGCATAACCGGCAAAAGAATATCCATTTGAGTAGTCCGGGAAGGAAACGTCCGGCCCTATTTTTAGCGTAAGCCCCATCTGTCCAACAATGTCCGAAACAATCTGCTGACCGTTTGTGCCGGCAGCATAGCCCACCGATACCACGCTATCTCTGACAGCAATCTGCCCATCTGCCAAATTAAGCTCTGTAACCTGATC
This genomic window from uncultured Anaeromusa sp. contains:
- a CDS encoding phage holin family protein, which codes for MFERAWRMLRSGGESILEFWPIKVALSGVSAAWVYLFGGSEEIIAAAIIFVALDTLTKWAAITKRWLLDHGHVDDALRFGDMVCGFFHAWAPGYLSSSELRRHWGEKLFTYAVLIIAAGAVTKMTEIVLFGLPVNKSIAGGIYSCILLTELFSITENLEEMGNQKMAQLRQFLVTVTNKVTGGNFSVTIQSQNKKEE
- a CDS encoding DUF4376 domain-containing protein, producing MIKVHYDSINGEIKGFFPDFIDYATIPEPYIEIDETTHQDCINNQGLRRVDQKTLKIVEYTPPGPTLAELQDAAWSRIKAERDRREQAGAPYLGKIIDSDEKSVTRISIAVQAAQAAISAGTAFSLDWTMQDNSVVTMTAAEVVGMSVALATHSNGLHLAARAVHEKILAVTDAAELEAAEKAVVWPE
- a CDS encoding DUF2612 domain-containing protein codes for the protein MTDHAQVMVDKLLAQFGSSPNLEALVLVLGGRLNVLEETIEALQEKRWIETAEEVQLDGCGAIVAQSRLVSKAIALPFFGFIDQPAARGFGKARFRKRLESHLSTATLADPEYRKMIKAKVAKNISWGTTEETIASYQHIFDAPKVVITEMGNAKMRVGIARELTEGERIFAQALDLFVCPGGVGVDLRTHFDSSSTFGFLGQGLQGFGVGRFAESF
- a CDS encoding Gp138 family membrane-puncturing spike protein codes for the protein MNEFVNTMKKAIKQGISNVHTAMPGTVLSYSGGIATVQPSLPFNAPDGRSVAMPPIVGVPVVMPTCSGGTIGVSLPIQPGDGVLLVFSERSLDDWSKGGESADPRRHDLTDAIAIPGCYSGGVPANSSNDLTLFTGSTKMTVAAGKISIAGGDLEVDGISFKTHVHGGVTPGGGNTGAPAGG